GTGTAGAAACTAGAAAGGTTAGTGATTGTTGTAGAATCAATGGTAGGTGTTGATCAGAGTAATATGAATATGAATCGAAATAGTGGTGTATTTGGTTCATCATCTGGGGGTGCTCTTAGACCCCCAAATCGATTGAATAATCAAATGGGTGTTGCTGAGAACCAGAACCAGAAACCCTATGGTATGCCACCCTCACACCCTAATACCAATATTTCACCTTCATCACCTTATCCTCAATTTTTGGGCTCCCAATCCCAATCCAATTCTGTTTCCCAGCGTTTGGGTTCTCCCAATTTGAGTCCTGCGTCGTCCCATTCCAGGTCTTTGTCTCAgccctcttttttctctctggATTCCTTGCCCCCATTGAGTCCTTCCCCTTACAAAGAACCTTCCTTTTCCGACTCAATTTCGACCGACGTGTCTGCTGAGGAAAGCTTGCCTACCTCTCATGCCCCTTTGCCTAATCGGGGTCATGCGCTTCAGCTTGGCCATTCTCTTCCTCCTCGTAAAGGACATAGGCGCTCTAGCAGTGATTCCCCTTTAGGAATCGCTGATTTTATTCAGTCTGCCCCTCAGTTTGTTCCCTCTAAGACTTGGAGCAATCGTGAAAATTCGGCATCTAGGGGAGGGAACTCTGGTTTTGAGAAGCCGATTCAGTTAGTGTTAAAGGAACCGATTAAGGATATGGACCGTGTTGATGGTTTTGGTGGAGAACCTATGGTTGGGAGGAAAGAGGATGATGCACTGGATGATTTGTTTAGTGCATATATGAATTTGGACAATATTGATGGTCTCAATTTTTCTGGTATGGAAGATAAGGATTTGGATAGCAGAACTAGTGGTTCCAAGACAGTTGAGAGCAGTGATAACGAAGTTGAGAGTCATGCAAATGGCAAAGTGACTGGTTCTCAAGGGGCTAGTTCCCGCTGTTCTGAAGAGAGGAGGGAAGGAGTGAAGAGGAGTTCTAATGGAGACGTTGCACCTGGTTCCCGACACCGGAGAAGTTTCTCATTGGACAGCTCCATAGGAAATTTCCATATTGGAGATGAATCGCCTAAGCTTCCTCCTTCACAAAACCGATTTGGTCAACACTCTCCTAGCAGTTCAATAGATGGTAAGACATCTGAAACAAGCATGGAGTTTGGAAATGGTGAATTCAGCTCAGAGGAGCTAAAGAAAATAAAGGAGAACGATAAACTTGCTGAAAT
This region of Glycine soja cultivar W05 chromosome 17, ASM419377v2, whole genome shotgun sequence genomic DNA includes:
- the LOC114392579 gene encoding transcription factor RF2a-like encodes the protein MVGVDQSNMNMNRNSGVFGSSSGGALRPPNRLNNQMGVAENQNQKPYGMPPSHPNTNISPSSPYPQFLGSQSQSNSVSQRLGSPNLSPASSHSRSLSQPSFFSLDSLPPLSPSPYKEPSFSDSISTDVSAEESLPTSHAPLPNRGHALQLGHSLPPRKGHRRSSSDSPLGIADFIQSAPQFVPSKTWSNRENSASRGGNSGFEKPIQLVLKEPIKDMDRVDGFGGEPMVGRKEDDALDDLFSAYMNLDNIDGLNFSGMEDKDLDSRTSGSKTVESSDNEVESHANGKVTGSQGASSRCSEERREGVKRSSNGDVAPGSRHRRSFSLDSSIGNFHIGDESPKLPPSQNRFGQHSPSSSIDGKTSETSMEFGNGEFSSEELKKIKENDKLAEIAMADPKRAKRILANRLSAARSKERKMRYISELELKVQTLQTETTTLSTQFTKLQMDNSELKSENNEYKLRIQALEQQSQLKDALNETLDAEVRRLRRTVAELGGESLLSSRMAQQLAISQQVFQLQHQQHPNQLRHVQLDNSHSQEQTQTQSQCHNGKATAY